From Salvia splendens isolate huo1 chromosome 3, SspV2, whole genome shotgun sequence, a single genomic window includes:
- the LOC121794646 gene encoding AAA-ATPase At2g46620-like yields MFSFVNFGILILSIVFLGVVSKFLSRTSLIHSLKKVWRWLQEKCYVYQFYKVPKFNENMQENQLYRKVSTYLNSLPSVEDSDFANLFAGTKPTEINLVLDENQIVTDQFLGARVFWRSENGEREGEKSLVLKIRKNDKRRVLVQYLQHIHQTFDEIEQKLKEVRLFVNVDDGTERNGRWRSTSFTHPATMETMVMDADLKSKIKSDLENFLKSRQYYHRLGRVWKRSYLLYGAAGTGKSTFIAAMAKFLSYDVYEINLHKVRNDADLKYLLLQTTKKSLLVIEDLDRHLEDKSTALSLSGVLNFMDGIFSSCGEERVMVFTMNSKENVCASILRPGRIDVHINFPLCDFSAFKNLANSHLGLKEHKLFPQVEEIFQTGATLSQAEIGEIMISNRGSPSRALKTVITALQGNLASRVGKRLSGSGSGRTQEEPEEAVKEGQNGILHPMKDIKNFYGLLRNRSSRKASMDKFEIDLNDRENSAHGA; encoded by the coding sequence ATGTTTAGTTTCGTGAATTTTGGTATACTTATTTTGTCTATCGTTTTTCTGGGAGTGGTTTCGAAGTTCTTGTCTAGAACAAGTTTAATCCACTCGTTGAAGAAAGTATGGCGTTGGCTGCAGGAGAAGTGCTATGTCTACCAGTTCTACAAGGTGCCGAAATTCAACGAAAACATGCAGGAGAATCAATTGTACCGAAAGGTTAGCACGTACCTGAATTCTCTGCCGTCCGTCGAAGATTCAGATTTCGCGAACCTTTTCGCCGGCACCAAGCCGACTGAAATCAATCTGGTTCTCGACGAGAATCAGATCGTGACGGATCAATTCCTCGGCGCCAGAGTGTTTTGGAGGAGCGAAAACGGTGAGAGAGAGGGCGAGAAGTCGCTGGTGCTGAAGATCAGGAAGAACGATAAGCGGAGGGTTCTGGTGCAGTATTTGCAGCATATTCATCAGACGTTTGATGAGATTGAGCAGAAGCTGAAGGAGGTGAGGCTGTTCGTCAACGTAGACGACGGGACGGAGAGGAACGGGCGGTGGAGGTCGACCTCGTTCACGCATCCGGCGACGATGGAAACGATGGTGATGGACGCGGATCTGAAATCGAAAATCAAATCGGATTTAGAGAATTTTTTGAAGTCCAGGCAGTATTACCACCGATTAGGCCGCGTCTGGAAGCGGAGCTACCTGCTGTACGGTGCGGCGGGGACGGGAAAATCGACATTCATCGCCGCGATGGCGAAGTTCCTCAGCTACGACGTGTACGAGATCAACCTCCACAAGGTGCGAAACGACGCCGATTTGAAGTACCTCCTCCTCCAAACGACGAAGAAGTCGCTGCTGGTGATCGAGGATCTCGACCGCCATCTGGAGGATAAATCGACGGCGCTGAGCCTCTCTGGAGTCCTCAACTTCATGGATGGAATATTCTCGAGCTGCGGCGAGGAGAGAGTGATGGTGTTCACGATGAACAGCAAGGAAAACGTTTGCGCGTCGATCCTACGCCCCGGGAGAATCGACGTCCACATCAACTTCCCCTTGTGCGATTTCAGCGCATTTAAGAATTTGGCAAACAGTCATCTCGGATTGAAGGAGCACAAATTATTCCCGCAGGTGGAGGAGATATTCCAAACCGGAGCGACGCTGAGCCAGGCGGAGATCGGGGAGATCATGATCTCGAACCGGGGCTCGCCTAGCAGGGCGTTGAAAACGGTTATCACGGCGCTGCAGGGGAATCTGGCGTCTCGGGTCGGAAAGAGATTGAGCGGGTCCGGGTCGGGTCGGACACAGGAGGAACCGGAGGAAGCAGTGAAGGAGGGGCAAAATGGTATTCTTCACCCAATGAAGGATATTAAGAATTTTTATGGGCTTTTGAGGAACAGGAGCAGTAGAAAGGCGTCCATGGATAAATTTGAGATCGATCTCAATGATCGAGAAAATTCGGCACATGGTGCTTGA
- the LOC121797139 gene encoding vacuolar protein sorting-associated protein 26B-like: MNYIIGAFKPACSITISLADGKSRKQVALKKENGKTVLIPVFHNQETISGKISIEPISGKKVEHNGIKIELLGQIEMYFDRGNFYDFTSLVRELDIPGEIYERKTFPFEFPTVEMPYETYNGANVRLRYVLKVSISRNYGGSIVEYQDFVVRNDSPPPSINNSIKMEVGIEDCLHIEFEYNKSKYHLKDVIVGKIYFLLVRIKIKNMDLEIRRRESTGSGTNTHVETETLAKFELMDGAPVRGESIPVRLFLSPYELAPTYLNINNKFSVKYYLNLVLVDEEDRRYFKQQEITMYRLSETS, translated from the exons ATG AATTATATAATTGGAGCTTTTAAGCCGGCATGCAGCATTACCATTTCATTAGCTGATGGGAAATCTCGAAAGcag GTAGCACTGAAGAAGGAGAATGGTAAAACGGTACTAATCCCCGTCTTTCATAATCAAGAAACCATATCTGGGAAG ATCTCCATCGAACCGATTTCAGGGAAGAAGGTGGAACACAATGGTATCAAGATCGAGCTGCTTGGTCAGATTG AAATGTATTTTGACAGAGGCAACTTTTATGACTTCACTTCCCTAG TTCGCGAGCTGGATATTCCTGGAGAAATATATGAGAGGAAAACATTTCCCTTTGAATTTCCTACTGTGGAGATGCCATACGAAACATATAATGGGGCAAATGTGCGGCTTAG GTATGTCCTAAAAGTCTCAATAAGTCGGAATTATGGTGGGAGCATAGTGGAATACCAAGACTTCGTG GTTCGGAATGATAGTCCTCCTCCGTCTATCAACAACAGCATTaag ATGGAAGTTGGGATTGAGGATTGCCTGCATATTGAGTTTGAATACAACAAGAGCAA GTACCATCTGAAAGATGTCATTGTAggcaaaatatattttcttcttgTTAGAATCAAGATTAAAAACATGGATCTTGAGATCAGACGCAGAGAATCAACAGGATCAGGGACGAACACTCATGTTGAGACTGAGACACTTGCGAAGTTTGAACTGATGGATGGTGCTCCAGTCAGAG GTGAATCTATTCCTGTCAGACTGTTCTTAAGCCCATATGAGCTAGCTCCTACatatttgaatataaataaCAAATTTAGTGTGAAATACTATCTGAACCTCGTCCTTGTCGATGAAGAGGACCGTCGATATTTTAAGCAACAAGAGATCACAATGTACCGACTTAGCGAAACCTCTTGA